One genomic region from Paraburkholderia azotifigens encodes:
- a CDS encoding IS256 family transposase: protein MPMKKKRTVASQAAARGPLPELPKALLDELVKGPMTPAEVQDLMLALNKAVIERAMGAEMNLHLGYPPGQSKPAGQANERNGASGKTVITDRGPVRVEVPRDRDGGFEPILIPKHERRFTGFDERIIAMYARGMSVREIQAFLAESYGTEVSPDFISSVTDEVMAETLAWQNRPLEVMYPVVFFDALRVKIRDDGVVSNKAVYLALGIQADGQRDVLGLWIEQTEGAKFWLKVFNELKARGCQDILIAVVDGLKGLADAIGTAYPRTAVQTCIVHLIRNSLDYASYKDRKALAAALRPVYCAASEQAAQQALQAFADGPWGLRYPMIVQSWQRAWEHVTPFFAFPPEIRRVVYTTNAIESLNMQLRKIIKTRGHFPNDEAAIKLLWLALRNVLAKSVRAAFDWKSAMNQFAILFGDRFTQARG, encoded by the coding sequence ATGCCGATGAAGAAGAAACGTACGGTGGCGTCTCAGGCAGCGGCCCGAGGGCCGCTGCCTGAACTGCCCAAGGCGCTGCTGGACGAGCTGGTCAAGGGGCCGATGACGCCAGCCGAGGTGCAGGACCTGATGCTGGCGCTCAACAAGGCAGTTATCGAGCGGGCAATGGGTGCAGAGATGAACCTGCATCTGGGCTACCCGCCGGGTCAGTCCAAACCGGCCGGGCAAGCCAACGAGCGCAACGGCGCCAGTGGCAAGACAGTCATCACCGATCGCGGCCCGGTGCGCGTCGAGGTGCCTCGCGACCGTGACGGCGGCTTCGAACCCATCCTGATCCCCAAACACGAACGCCGCTTCACCGGATTCGACGAACGCATTATCGCGATGTACGCGCGCGGTATGAGCGTGCGCGAGATTCAGGCCTTTCTGGCCGAAAGCTACGGCACCGAGGTGTCGCCTGATTTCATCAGCTCGGTCACCGACGAGGTGATGGCCGAAACGCTGGCCTGGCAGAACCGTCCGCTCGAGGTGATGTACCCGGTGGTGTTCTTCGACGCCTTGCGCGTCAAGATCCGCGACGACGGCGTGGTCAGCAACAAGGCGGTCTATCTGGCACTGGGCATTCAGGCCGATGGCCAGCGCGATGTACTGGGCCTGTGGATCGAGCAGACCGAAGGCGCGAAGTTCTGGCTCAAGGTGTTCAACGAACTGAAGGCCCGGGGCTGCCAGGACATCCTGATTGCGGTGGTTGACGGCCTGAAGGGACTGGCCGACGCAATCGGCACCGCTTACCCCCGCACGGCCGTGCAGACCTGCATCGTGCACCTGATCCGCAACAGCCTGGATTACGCCAGCTACAAGGACCGCAAGGCCCTTGCGGCGGCACTGCGACCGGTCTACTGCGCCGCCAGCGAGCAGGCCGCGCAGCAGGCGCTGCAGGCGTTTGCTGATGGTCCCTGGGGCCTCAGATACCCGATGATCGTGCAGTCGTGGCAGCGCGCGTGGGAGCACGTTACGCCGTTCTTCGCGTTTCCACCGGAGATCCGGCGCGTTGTGTACACAACGAACGCCATTGAGAGTCTGAACATGCAGCTACGCAAGATCATCAAGACCCGCGGCCACTTCCCGAACGACGAGGCTGCCATCAAGCTGCTCTGGCTGGCGCTACGCAATGTCCTGGCAAAATCTGTTCGCGCTGCCTTCGACTGGAAGTCGGCCATGAACCAGTTTGCTATCCTGTTTGGTGATCGATTCACGCAGGCGCGCGGGTAA
- a CDS encoding copper homeostasis protein CutC: MRNERVLLEVIATTVDDAVAAARGGADRLELITAMGEGGLTPGIGMIEAVIAAVSIPVNVIVRPHSRSFVYDADDFAVILRDVRAARLAGAHAVVFGMLTASREVDREALLKVVDVADGMAVTFHRAFDEARDLCRALDVLLAVDGVTNVLTSGGKSSVLDAVEEVHALVAQAAGSKCTVLAGAGLTVNRCAEFVHATRVEAVHFGSGVRVDGAVAEDRVRRVRALLDA, from the coding sequence ATGCGAAACGAACGGGTATTGCTTGAAGTTATCGCGACGACGGTTGACGATGCGGTGGCCGCTGCGCGCGGCGGCGCGGATCGGCTCGAACTGATCACGGCGATGGGGGAAGGCGGGCTGACGCCGGGCATCGGGATGATCGAGGCCGTGATCGCGGCTGTTTCGATTCCAGTGAATGTGATTGTTCGGCCGCATAGCCGGTCGTTTGTCTACGACGCCGATGACTTTGCAGTGATCTTGCGCGATGTGCGTGCTGCCCGGCTGGCAGGCGCGCATGCCGTTGTGTTTGGGATGCTGACTGCGTCGCGGGAGGTGGATCGCGAGGCGTTGTTAAAGGTTGTCGATGTCGCCGACGGCATGGCCGTTACGTTTCATCGCGCGTTTGATGAGGCGCGCGATTTGTGCCGGGCCTTGGATGTTTTGCTTGCGGTTGATGGCGTTACGAATGTGTTGACCTCCGGTGGGAAATCTTCTGTGCTCGACGCTGTCGAGGAGGTTCATGCGCTTGTTGCGCAAGCCGCCGGGTCGAAATGTACCGTTCTGGCAGGTGCCGGGTTGACCGTCAATCGTTGTGCTGAGTTTGTTCACGCTACGCGCGTGGAGGCCGTTCATTTTGGGTCCGGTGTGCGGGTCGATGGTGCTGTAGCTGAGGATCGTGTGCGGCGGGTTCGCGCGTTGCTGGATGCTTAA
- a CDS encoding EAL domain-containing protein — translation MTIAQHERTAVPHGFELSMTSGLQRYSVQHGDLTLTSVFQPIFSLSHMRAVGYEGLLRAHDPFDRVVSPVDVFGHAARIGDVLQVDRLAQSLHLENFKVLGAEREWLFLNVHPGVLIDSYHSAALLANLRRLDLSPRRIVLEVLEQSAEDIERLADAVRQFRERGFLIALDDFGAGHSNIERIWQLNPDIVKLDRIMLSHAAHRADVASILPGLVALLHEAGKLVLIEGVETEHEAHMALECNVDFVQGFFFGRPHPGLADAPHAAACIGELTERYQTQTEQRERRNASRLAPYIRTFERAAERLAAGELLDEVCWNFLALDHAARCYLLDEKGRQAGRNVVLRADRASHETRFLPLSDAQGANWLRRPYFRAAIDAPERVHVTRPYLSINEAVPCVTLSVATQIGSRMCVLCGDIDWFEEPHF, via the coding sequence ATGACCATTGCGCAACACGAAAGAACAGCGGTGCCGCACGGCTTCGAGCTCAGCATGACCTCGGGCCTGCAGCGCTATTCGGTGCAACACGGCGACCTGACGCTCACGAGCGTCTTCCAGCCGATATTCAGCCTGTCGCACATGCGTGCCGTGGGCTACGAAGGCTTGCTGCGCGCGCACGATCCGTTCGACCGCGTCGTGTCGCCCGTCGATGTGTTCGGCCATGCAGCGCGGATCGGCGACGTGCTGCAGGTCGACCGGCTGGCGCAGTCGCTGCATCTCGAGAACTTCAAGGTGCTCGGCGCCGAGCGGGAGTGGCTGTTTCTGAACGTCCATCCGGGCGTGCTGATCGATTCGTATCATTCGGCGGCGCTGCTCGCGAATTTGCGGCGCCTGGATCTGTCGCCGCGGCGCATCGTGCTCGAAGTGCTCGAACAGAGCGCTGAAGATATCGAGCGACTTGCGGACGCTGTGCGGCAGTTTCGCGAGCGCGGTTTCCTGATCGCACTCGACGACTTCGGCGCGGGGCATTCGAACATCGAACGCATCTGGCAGTTGAATCCCGATATCGTGAAGCTCGATCGCATCATGCTGTCGCACGCGGCGCATCGCGCGGATGTCGCGTCGATTCTGCCGGGGCTTGTCGCGTTGCTGCACGAGGCAGGCAAGCTGGTGCTGATCGAAGGCGTCGAGACGGAACACGAAGCGCACATGGCGCTGGAGTGCAATGTGGATTTCGTGCAGGGTTTTTTCTTTGGCCGGCCGCATCCGGGTCTCGCCGACGCGCCGCATGCCGCGGCCTGCATCGGTGAACTTACCGAGCGTTATCAGACGCAGACCGAGCAGCGCGAGCGGCGCAACGCGTCGCGGCTCGCGCCGTACATCCGTACGTTCGAGCGCGCGGCGGAGCGGCTTGCCGCAGGTGAACTGCTCGACGAGGTGTGCTGGAATTTTCTCGCGCTCGATCATGCGGCGCGCTGCTATCTGCTCGACGAAAAAGGGCGGCAGGCGGGGCGCAACGTGGTGCTGCGCGCGGACCGCGCGTCGCACGAAACGCGCTTCTTGCCGCTGTCCGATGCGCAGGGCGCGAACTGGCTGCGCCGTCCGTATTTCCGCGCGGCGATCGACGCGCCTGAACGCGTGCATGTGACGCGGCCTTATCTGTCGATCAACGAGGCGGTGCCGTGCGTGACGTTGTCGGTGGCGACGCAGATCGGCAGCCGCATGTGCGTGCTGTGCGGAGACATCGACTGGTTCGAGGAGCCGCACTTCTGA
- a CDS encoding Na+/H+ antiporter, with amino-acid sequence MDIVFTVLILLLAVAASGVIVRLVPFKLPLPLVQIAFGALLAWPRLGLHVTFDPELFMMLFIPPLLFADGWRIPKREFYMQRRAILMLALGLVFMTVVAVGYFIHAMVPSISLPVAFALAAVLSPTDAVALSGIAGRNRLPDHLMHILEGEALMNDASGLVALKFAVAAALTGVFSLRDASVSFVIIALGGLATGAAVAWLFSFASTRFLNLTEEGDPAPGVVMTMLIPFAAYLFAEHFGFSGILAAVAAGMTMNSSTFARTSPASARVRASVTWTMIEFIFNGMVFILLGLQFPHIIGRALLDAHEEASGSELRLMFYVAAVALALYALRFVWVWLLRWFASRGAAKHGVANAVPGLRTVSMTTVAGVRGAVTLAGVLSLPVALSNGQPLPGRDLAIFIASGVILVSLFVAVVGLPLLMNGARRRADPHAAEERTARIQAAQAAIRAVDDFHETATAQCDEAASAHAADVTARVMDIYRRRLATLDDDLEPAENARRSEALEFQMKLAAMRAERSTLLDLRGSQLINDDTLNKLMREVDLSETALQTRGKGKK; translated from the coding sequence ATGGATATCGTCTTCACCGTTCTGATCCTGCTGCTCGCCGTCGCCGCTTCGGGCGTCATCGTGCGGCTGGTGCCTTTCAAGCTGCCGCTGCCGCTCGTGCAGATTGCGTTCGGCGCGCTGCTCGCGTGGCCGCGTCTCGGCCTGCATGTGACGTTCGACCCCGAACTCTTCATGATGCTGTTCATCCCGCCGCTGCTGTTCGCGGACGGCTGGCGCATCCCCAAGCGCGAGTTCTACATGCAGCGCCGCGCGATCCTGATGCTCGCGCTCGGCCTCGTGTTCATGACGGTCGTCGCCGTCGGCTACTTCATTCATGCGATGGTGCCGTCGATCTCGCTGCCCGTCGCCTTCGCGCTCGCCGCCGTGTTGTCGCCGACGGATGCCGTCGCGCTGTCGGGCATCGCGGGCCGCAACCGGCTGCCCGACCACCTGATGCACATCCTCGAAGGCGAAGCGCTGATGAACGACGCATCGGGCCTCGTCGCGCTGAAGTTCGCGGTCGCGGCCGCGTTGACGGGCGTGTTCTCGCTGCGCGATGCATCGGTGAGCTTCGTGATCATCGCCCTCGGCGGACTCGCGACGGGCGCAGCCGTCGCGTGGCTCTTCAGCTTCGCATCGACACGCTTTCTCAACCTCACGGAAGAAGGCGACCCCGCGCCCGGCGTCGTGATGACGATGCTGATTCCGTTCGCCGCCTACCTGTTTGCCGAGCACTTCGGGTTCTCGGGCATTCTCGCCGCCGTGGCCGCGGGCATGACGATGAATTCGTCGACCTTCGCGCGCACCAGCCCGGCATCGGCGCGCGTGCGGGCGAGCGTCACATGGACCATGATCGAGTTCATCTTCAACGGCATGGTGTTCATTCTGCTCGGCCTGCAGTTTCCGCACATCATCGGCCGCGCGCTGCTCGACGCGCACGAGGAAGCCAGCGGCTCGGAACTGCGGCTGATGTTCTATGTCGCCGCCGTGGCGCTCGCGCTGTATGCGCTGCGCTTCGTGTGGGTCTGGCTACTGCGCTGGTTCGCGAGCCGCGGCGCGGCGAAGCACGGCGTCGCGAATGCGGTGCCCGGTTTGCGCACCGTGTCGATGACGACGGTCGCGGGCGTGCGTGGCGCGGTAACGCTCGCGGGCGTGCTGTCGCTGCCTGTCGCGCTGTCGAACGGCCAGCCGCTGCCGGGACGCGATCTCGCCATCTTCATCGCGTCGGGCGTGATTCTCGTGTCGCTGTTCGTCGCCGTGGTCGGCTTGCCGCTGCTGATGAACGGCGCGCGCCGCCGCGCCGATCCGCATGCCGCCGAAGAGCGCACGGCGCGTATCCAGGCGGCACAGGCCGCGATTCGCGCAGTCGACGACTTTCACGAAACGGCGACGGCCCAATGCGACGAAGCCGCGTCCGCGCATGCCGCCGACGTCACGGCGCGCGTGATGGACATCTATCGCCGCCGTCTCGCGACGCTCGACGACGACCTCGAGCCCGCCGAAAACGCGCGGCGCAGCGAAGCGCTGGAGTTCCAGATGAAGCTCGCGGCAATGCGCGCCGAACGCTCGACGCTGCTCGACTTGCGCGGCAGCCAGCTAATCAACGACGACACGCTGAACAAGCTGATGCGTGAGGTGGATCTGTCGGAAACGGCGCTGCAGACGCGCGGCAAAGGAAAGAAGTAG
- a CDS encoding solute carrier family 23 protein, which translates to MADSYFPRWRVQPKSVEGRVVNTDERLPAPQMFAMGIQHVVAMFGSTVLAPLLMGFDPNLCIFMSGVGTLLFFVLVGGRVPSYLGSSFAFIGLVIAITGYTGQGPNMNIPVALGGIIACGVAYIVIGLIVSAIGTAWIETLMPPVVTGSIVAVIGLNLAPIAVKGVSGSAIDSYMALVTVLCVGAVAVFAHGMLQRLLILAGLLIAYAIYAIVTNGMGMGKPIDFSIVANAPWFGMPHFMAPVFNGQAMALLAPVAVILVAENLGHIKAVSAMTGQNLDGYIGRAFIGDGLATVISGFAGGTGVTTYAENIGVMAVTKIYSTLVFVIAALIALVLGFSPKFGAVIATIPGPVLGGVSIVVFGLIAVTGARIWVVNKVNFSDNRNLIVAAVTLVLGAGDFSLKFGGFALGGIGTATFGAIILYALLRRKGPQEPAV; encoded by the coding sequence ATGGCCGATTCCTATTTTCCGCGCTGGCGAGTCCAGCCCAAAAGCGTCGAAGGGCGCGTCGTCAACACCGACGAGCGCCTGCCCGCGCCGCAAATGTTCGCCATGGGCATCCAGCACGTCGTCGCGATGTTCGGCTCGACGGTGCTCGCTCCGCTGCTGATGGGCTTCGATCCCAATCTGTGCATTTTCATGTCGGGTGTCGGCACGCTGCTTTTCTTCGTGCTGGTCGGCGGCCGCGTGCCGAGCTATCTCGGTTCGAGCTTCGCGTTCATCGGGCTCGTGATCGCGATTACGGGCTACACGGGGCAAGGTCCGAACATGAACATACCCGTCGCGCTCGGCGGGATCATCGCGTGCGGCGTAGCGTACATCGTCATTGGGCTGATCGTCTCGGCGATCGGCACCGCGTGGATCGAAACGCTGATGCCGCCCGTCGTGACGGGCTCGATTGTCGCGGTGATCGGCCTGAATCTCGCGCCGATCGCCGTCAAGGGCGTGAGCGGCAGCGCAATCGATTCGTACATGGCACTCGTAACGGTGCTGTGCGTCGGCGCCGTCGCGGTGTTCGCGCACGGCATGCTGCAGCGTCTCCTGATTCTCGCCGGCCTGCTGATCGCCTACGCGATCTACGCGATCGTCACGAACGGCATGGGCATGGGCAAGCCGATCGACTTTTCGATCGTCGCGAACGCACCGTGGTTCGGCATGCCGCATTTCATGGCGCCCGTCTTCAACGGGCAGGCGATGGCGCTGCTCGCGCCCGTCGCGGTGATTCTGGTTGCCGAGAATCTCGGCCACATCAAGGCGGTGAGCGCGATGACGGGGCAGAACCTCGACGGCTACATCGGCCGCGCGTTCATCGGCGACGGTCTGGCGACGGTGATTTCCGGCTTCGCGGGCGGAACGGGCGTGACGACCTACGCCGAAAATATCGGCGTGATGGCCGTGACGAAAATCTACTCGACGCTCGTGTTCGTGATCGCCGCGCTGATCGCGCTGGTGCTGGGCTTTTCGCCGAAGTTCGGCGCCGTGATCGCGACGATTCCCGGCCCCGTGCTGGGCGGCGTGTCGATCGTCGTGTTCGGTCTGATCGCGGTGACGGGCGCGCGCATCTGGGTCGTCAACAAGGTCAACTTCTCGGATAACCGCAATCTGATCGTCGCGGCTGTGACGCTCGTGCTCGGCGCGGGCGATTTCTCGCTGAAGTTCGGCGGCTTCGCGCTCGGCGGCATCGGTACCGCGACGTTCGGCGCGATCATTCTGTATGCGCTGCTGCGCCGCAAAGGTCCGCAAGAGCCGGCTGTCTGA
- a CDS encoding methyl-accepting chemotaxis protein, whose translation MKWFDRMSVWKKLLIAFAVVIGFGVAVGAAGLSALSSMHGITEEISSRHMDGLYWMEEANRYKIDTDLDAANLGYAPDDAARQKLKDDILVSLKNMHDAYARYRETIAGADGQSLYDDVLRKTGVWEAIVHQQIGLQPVPAGVDNAELVRRAIAASEALRDRIVVLIDYRRKQANAAQHEAGAQYASMRVVLSLLVLASMVVGAAFAWLIARRLTGQLGGEPGYAMQIASRIAAGDLAVRVDTKPGDTTSLLHALANMRAQLAAIVGKISESSESILLASGEIEQGTTDLSQRTEEQAASLEETASSMEQLTATVRQNADNAQQAGGVARSASEVAARGSGLVGDVVGTMRELASGSKRMTDIIGVIESIAFQTNILALNAAVEAARAGEQGRGFAVVAAEVRALAQRSAVSAKEIKELIESSTSRVDSGAVLAERAGRTMAEVTQAVRRMTDIMGEISAASSEQSTGIEQVNRAVAQMDEVTQQNAALVEQAAAAAGAMADQARYLKTAVAVLSL comes from the coding sequence ATGAAGTGGTTTGACCGCATGTCCGTCTGGAAGAAGCTGCTGATCGCATTTGCCGTCGTGATCGGTTTTGGTGTCGCCGTGGGTGCGGCGGGGTTGTCGGCTTTGTCGTCGATGCACGGCATTACCGAAGAAATCTCGAGCCGCCACATGGATGGCCTCTACTGGATGGAAGAGGCGAACCGCTACAAGATCGACACCGATCTCGATGCGGCCAATCTCGGCTACGCGCCCGACGACGCCGCGCGTCAGAAGCTGAAGGACGACATCCTGGTGTCGCTGAAGAACATGCACGACGCGTACGCGCGCTACCGCGAGACGATCGCGGGCGCCGACGGCCAGTCGCTGTACGACGACGTGCTGCGCAAGACGGGAGTATGGGAAGCGATCGTGCATCAGCAGATCGGCTTGCAGCCGGTGCCCGCGGGCGTGGACAACGCCGAACTGGTGCGCCGCGCGATCGCCGCGAGCGAGGCGCTGCGCGACAGGATCGTCGTGCTGATCGACTATCGCCGCAAGCAGGCGAACGCCGCGCAGCACGAAGCGGGTGCGCAATACGCGAGCATGCGCGTGGTGCTGTCGCTGCTGGTGCTGGCATCGATGGTTGTCGGCGCGGCGTTCGCGTGGCTGATTGCGCGACGTCTGACCGGGCAACTCGGCGGCGAGCCGGGTTACGCGATGCAGATCGCGAGCCGGATCGCGGCGGGCGATCTCGCCGTGCGCGTCGACACGAAACCCGGCGACACGACGAGCCTGTTGCACGCGCTCGCCAACATGCGCGCGCAGCTGGCGGCGATCGTCGGCAAGATCAGCGAATCGAGCGAATCGATCCTGCTCGCATCGGGCGAAATCGAGCAGGGCACCACAGACCTGTCGCAGCGCACCGAGGAGCAGGCCGCGTCGCTGGAAGAAACCGCGTCGAGCATGGAGCAACTGACGGCGACCGTCCGTCAGAACGCCGACAACGCCCAGCAGGCAGGCGGCGTTGCGCGTAGCGCGTCGGAAGTGGCGGCGCGCGGCAGCGGCCTCGTCGGCGACGTCGTCGGGACGATGCGGGAACTCGCGTCGGGTTCGAAGCGGATGACGGACATCATCGGCGTAATCGAAAGCATCGCGTTCCAGACGAATATCCTTGCGCTGAATGCCGCCGTCGAAGCGGCGCGAGCGGGCGAGCAGGGCCGCGGTTTCGCGGTCGTCGCGGCCGAAGTGCGCGCGCTTGCTCAGCGCAGCGCGGTATCGGCGAAAGAGATCAAGGAACTGATCGAAAGCTCGACGTCGCGCGTCGACAGCGGCGCCGTGCTCGCCGAGCGTGCGGGCCGCACGATGGCGGAAGTCACGCAGGCCGTGCGGCGGATGACGGACATCATGGGCGAGATTTCGGCGGCGTCGAGCGAGCAGAGCACGGGCATCGAGCAGGTGAACCGGGCCGTCGCGCAGATGGACGAAGTCACGCAGCAGAACGCCGCGCTCGTCGAGCAGGCGGCAGCGGCGGCGGGCGCGATGGCCGATCAGGCTCGGTATCTGAAGACGGCTGTCGCGGTGCTTTCGCTTTGA
- a CDS encoding DUF2239 family protein: MTHPITCTAFDGTRCLASGALTDVAMAVKAAADRDANASILIFDDQTSRVIELDLRGSASDVLARLEAHEASDTPRPEPANDAASASRGRGRPKLGVVAREVTLLPRHWEWLNAQSGGASVVLRKLVDAARAASEGKDRARQAQEAAYRFMTAMAGDQAGYEEATRALFASDAARFDAMTATWPADVSDHARKLAKRSFDIDVSASV; encoded by the coding sequence ATGACCCATCCCATTACCTGCACGGCTTTCGATGGCACCCGATGCCTCGCATCCGGCGCGTTGACGGACGTTGCGATGGCCGTCAAAGCCGCCGCGGATCGCGACGCGAACGCATCCATCCTGATCTTCGACGATCAGACCAGCCGCGTTATCGAACTGGACCTGCGAGGTTCCGCGAGCGACGTGCTGGCGAGGCTCGAAGCGCACGAGGCCAGCGACACGCCGCGACCCGAGCCGGCGAACGACGCAGCATCGGCATCGCGTGGCCGGGGCCGTCCGAAGCTCGGCGTCGTGGCGCGCGAGGTCACGCTGTTGCCGAGGCATTGGGAATGGCTGAACGCGCAATCGGGCGGGGCGTCCGTAGTGTTGCGCAAGCTGGTCGACGCCGCGCGCGCCGCGAGCGAAGGAAAGGACCGCGCGCGGCAGGCGCAGGAAGCCGCGTATCGTTTCATGACGGCCATGGCAGGCGATCAGGCCGGCTACGAAGAAGCGACGCGCGCGCTGTTTGCGAGCGACGCCGCGCGCTTCGACGCGATGACGGCCACATGGCCCGCCGACGTGAGCGATCACGCGCGCAAGCTGGCGAAGCGTTCGTTCGATATCGACGTTTCAGCGAGCGTCTGA